Proteins co-encoded in one Capnocytophaga ochracea DSM 7271 genomic window:
- a CDS encoding replication-associated recombination protein A has protein sequence MSSPLAERMRPTSLAQYVGQEHLVGAQGALRQQIERGLLPSLIFWGPPGTGKTTLANIIAHQSNRAFYTLSAISSGIKEVREVIDQSKQSGGLFTTQNPIVFIDEIHRFNKTQQDSLLQAVEKGWITLIGATTENPSFEVIPALLSRCQVYILNAFERKDLEQLLHNAITQDAILKTKTIELQETEALLRLSGGDGRKLLNTFELIVNATPEGEPVVITNDSVLRLVQKNTVLYDKTGEQHYDIISAFIKSIRGSDPNGAVYWLARMIEGGEDVKFIARRMLILASEDIGNANPTAMILANNTFQAVTTIGYPEARIILSQCAIYLASSPKSNASYKAINKSQQVVKQTGDLSVPIHLRNAPTKLMKELGYGKDYQYAHDYESNFAFQDYLPDELQGETFYEPSDNPRENALRDYLKKLWGERYGY, from the coding sequence ATGTCTTCTCCTTTAGCAGAACGTATGCGCCCCACTTCCTTAGCGCAATATGTGGGACAAGAGCACTTAGTAGGAGCTCAAGGGGCTTTGCGCCAACAGATAGAACGCGGTCTTTTGCCATCGCTTATCTTTTGGGGTCCCCCAGGTACGGGTAAAACTACGCTGGCTAATATCATTGCGCACCAAAGCAATCGCGCTTTCTATACCTTGAGTGCCATTAGTTCGGGGATTAAAGAAGTGCGCGAAGTAATTGACCAAAGCAAACAAAGTGGTGGACTCTTCACTACCCAAAACCCTATTGTTTTCATCGACGAAATTCATCGATTTAACAAAACCCAACAAGATTCCCTTTTGCAGGCTGTTGAAAAAGGTTGGATTACCCTCATTGGAGCAACTACCGAGAACCCCAGTTTTGAGGTGATTCCCGCCTTGCTTTCTCGTTGCCAAGTGTACATACTGAACGCCTTTGAGCGCAAAGATTTAGAACAACTGCTTCACAATGCCATTACCCAAGATGCTATTCTTAAAACTAAAACTATTGAACTGCAAGAAACTGAAGCTCTTTTGCGACTCTCAGGTGGCGACGGACGCAAATTGTTGAACACTTTTGAGCTCATCGTCAATGCGACTCCTGAAGGTGAACCAGTAGTGATTACGAACGACAGCGTCCTCAGATTGGTGCAGAAAAACACCGTACTCTACGACAAAACGGGTGAACAGCATTACGATATCATTTCGGCTTTTATCAAATCGATACGAGGCAGTGACCCTAATGGCGCAGTCTATTGGTTGGCACGAATGATTGAAGGCGGTGAAGATGTGAAGTTTATCGCACGTCGTATGCTCATTCTCGCTTCCGAAGATATAGGCAATGCTAACCCTACTGCAATGATTTTGGCTAACAACACCTTTCAGGCAGTAACCACCATTGGTTACCCCGAGGCGCGTATTATCCTCAGTCAGTGTGCTATATATCTCGCTTCTTCTCCTAAGAGCAACGCTTCTTATAAGGCAATTAACAAATCCCAACAAGTAGTAAAGCAAACAGGCGACCTGAGTGTACCTATCCACTTGCGCAATGCCCCTACCAAACTGATGAAAGAGCTCGGCTATGGCAAAGACTACCAATATGCTCACGATTATGAGAGCAATTTTGCCTTTCAGGACTATCTCCCTGATGAATTGCAAGGTGAAACCTTCTATGAACCTTCTGATAATCCACGTGAGAATGCCCTGCGCGACTATCTTAAAAAATTATGGGGCGAGCGATATGGGTACTGA
- the uvrB gene encoding excinuclease ABC subunit UvrB: MKFNIVSDFAPTGDQPQAIDQLVKGIERNDKYQVLLGVTGSGKTFTIANVVERIQRPTLVLAHNKTLAAQLYSEFKAFFPNNAVEYFVSYYDYYQPEAYIPSTGTYIEKDLSINDEIEKLRLSTTSALLSGRRDVLVVASVSCLYGIGNPVEFQKNVITLKQGDVLPRTKLMHRLVQSLYARTTAEFRHGNFRIKGDVLDVFPGYDDNAFRIHFFGDEIEEIEQFDPTTNHVLDHYQSLNIYPANMFVTSPDILQKAIWNIQQDLVKQVEFFEALGKPLEAKRLKERTEFDLEMIRELGYCSGIENYSRYLDGREPGTRPFCLIDYFPDDFLMVIDESHVTVSQVHAMYGGDRSRKENLVEYGFRLPAAMDNRPLKFEEFEALQNQVIYVSATPADYELQQTQGVYVEQVIRPTGLLDPEIEVRPSANQIDDLVEEIQLRTEKDERILVTTLTKRMAEELTKYLTRIGIRCRYIHSDVDTLERVEIMQDLRKGLFDVLIGVNLLREGLDLPEVSLVAILDADKEGFLRSTRSLTQTVGRAARNVNGKAIMYADKITDSMQRTIDDTNYRREKQMNYNKAHNITPQPLHKKIENSLSKSPITEFHYDPSFKERTAAEAQSVYLSAKELEKKIKETRKLMEVAAKELDFVKAAQYRDELKKLQELAN; this comes from the coding sequence ATGAAATTCAATATAGTTTCTGACTTTGCCCCTACGGGCGACCAACCTCAGGCTATCGACCAATTGGTAAAAGGTATAGAGCGCAACGATAAGTACCAAGTACTATTAGGTGTTACGGGCTCTGGAAAGACTTTTACTATCGCTAATGTGGTGGAACGCATTCAGCGTCCTACTCTTGTGTTGGCACATAATAAGACGCTGGCAGCCCAGTTGTATTCTGAATTTAAGGCTTTCTTCCCCAATAACGCGGTGGAATACTTCGTCTCTTACTACGACTACTATCAGCCGGAAGCTTATATACCTTCCACAGGTACTTATATCGAAAAAGACCTCTCTATTAACGATGAAATTGAAAAACTGCGTCTCAGTACGACCTCTGCTTTGCTGTCGGGCAGGCGCGATGTATTGGTTGTGGCATCTGTGTCGTGTTTGTATGGTATTGGTAACCCTGTGGAATTTCAAAAGAACGTGATTACCCTCAAACAGGGTGACGTACTCCCTCGTACCAAGCTGATGCATCGCCTTGTGCAAAGTCTCTATGCCCGAACGACCGCCGAATTTAGGCACGGCAACTTCCGTATCAAAGGCGATGTGCTTGATGTCTTCCCAGGTTATGACGACAACGCCTTTCGCATTCACTTTTTTGGTGATGAAATTGAAGAGATAGAACAGTTTGACCCTACTACTAATCACGTGTTAGACCACTACCAGAGCCTTAATATCTACCCCGCTAATATGTTCGTTACTTCCCCTGATATTCTCCAAAAAGCGATATGGAACATTCAACAAGATTTGGTGAAGCAAGTAGAGTTCTTTGAGGCTTTAGGCAAACCCTTAGAAGCCAAACGGCTGAAAGAACGCACCGAGTTCGACCTTGAGATGATACGGGAATTAGGGTACTGTTCGGGTATTGAGAACTACTCTCGCTATTTGGACGGTAGAGAACCAGGCACACGTCCGTTTTGCCTCATAGATTACTTCCCCGATGATTTCTTGATGGTTATCGACGAGAGTCACGTAACCGTCTCACAAGTACACGCGATGTATGGTGGCGACCGCAGTAGGAAGGAGAATCTCGTGGAATACGGTTTCCGATTGCCCGCTGCAATGGACAACCGTCCGTTGAAATTCGAGGAGTTTGAAGCACTTCAAAACCAAGTGATTTACGTGAGTGCTACCCCAGCCGATTATGAGCTCCAGCAAACGCAAGGCGTGTACGTAGAGCAGGTGATACGCCCCACAGGATTGCTCGACCCCGAAATAGAAGTGCGTCCGAGTGCCAATCAAATAGATGACCTTGTGGAGGAAATACAACTGCGCACCGAAAAAGACGAGCGTATATTAGTAACCACCCTCACCAAGCGAATGGCAGAGGAACTTACCAAATACCTCACTCGCATTGGTATTAGGTGTCGTTACATTCACAGTGATGTGGATACATTGGAACGCGTGGAGATTATGCAAGACCTGCGCAAAGGACTCTTTGATGTGCTCATAGGGGTAAACCTCCTCCGTGAGGGCTTAGACCTGCCCGAAGTGTCGCTCGTCGCTATCCTCGATGCCGACAAAGAAGGCTTTTTGCGTTCCACTCGTTCGCTCACTCAAACCGTAGGGCGGGCTGCTCGCAACGTGAATGGTAAGGCAATAATGTACGCCGATAAGATTACTGACAGTATGCAGCGCACTATCGATGATACTAATTATCGTCGTGAAAAGCAAATGAACTACAACAAGGCACACAACATCACGCCTCAGCCTTTGCACAAGAAGATAGAGAATAGCCTCAGCAAGAGCCCTATAACCGAATTTCACTACGATCCGTCGTTTAAAGAGCGCACAGCTGCCGAAGCGCAATCGGTATATTTATCGGCTAAGGAGTTGGAAAAGAAAATCAAAGAAACCCGCAAACTGATGGAGGTAGCTGCCAAAGAGCTGGATTTTGTAAAAGCTGCACAGTACAGAGATGAGCTGAAGAAATTGCAGGAATTAGCAAATTAG
- a CDS encoding leucine-rich repeat domain-containing protein has protein sequence MKKFLLLLSVFALFACKKDKGNDEEVVTIPASDYELSADGLTLVKWKNENTAVLNMQADAVLRNVKTIDKGAFYQHKNLGSITLPKGLTGIDNIAFYKTKLKSIVIPKGVQVIGSYAFAETSLTSVQFSEGLITIDDKAFSECQIPVLNFPESLQAIGRNAFDSNKVIASVTIPKNVLNVASAAFNSCEKLSSVTFKGQTPPTISIIFGSELNYVKQAYEPIVKGHIYVPKGRAEVYKKAEGFKPYINIISEEE, from the coding sequence ATGAAAAAATTTTTATTACTCCTTTCAGTTTTTGCCCTCTTTGCTTGTAAAAAGGACAAAGGTAATGATGAAGAAGTTGTTACTATTCCTGCTTCTGATTATGAATTGAGTGCAGATGGACTCACCTTAGTAAAGTGGAAAAACGAGAACACAGCAGTGCTCAATATGCAAGCTGATGCGGTACTTAGAAATGTAAAAACCATTGATAAGGGTGCTTTTTATCAACACAAAAACTTAGGAAGTATCACACTACCTAAGGGACTGACAGGTATTGATAACATAGCTTTCTATAAAACTAAACTCAAAAGTATTGTTATTCCTAAAGGAGTCCAAGTAATTGGTAGTTACGCTTTTGCTGAAACTTCACTTACTTCTGTTCAGTTTTCAGAAGGACTTATTACCATTGATGATAAAGCGTTTTCTGAGTGCCAAATTCCTGTTCTCAACTTTCCTGAAAGCTTACAAGCCATTGGAAGAAACGCATTTGATTCTAACAAAGTAATTGCTTCAGTTACTATTCCTAAGAACGTACTGAATGTTGCAAGTGCAGCTTTTAATTCTTGTGAAAAGTTAAGTAGTGTAACTTTTAAAGGACAAACTCCTCCAACAATATCAATTATTTTTGGCTCAGAGCTCAATTATGTAAAGCAAGCTTATGAACCTATTGTAAAAGGACATATTTATGTACCTAAAGGAAGAGCAGAGGTGTATAAAAAAGCAGAAGGTTTCAAACCATATATCAATATTATTTCAGAGGAAGAATAA
- a CDS encoding peptidylprolyl isomerase, producing MQNGIYAKITTTKGVILLRLTYEKTPATVGNFVALAEGKMKNSQKPLGTPYYDGLTFHRVIPNFMIQGGCPLGTGTGDPGYRFDDEFHPELKHNKPGVISMANAGPGTNGSQFFITHVATPWLDNKHTVFGEVVEGQEVVDAIAQGDKIEKVEIVRVGEEAEKWDALKAFNDFNEAKAVRLAEEKRKAEEAFTKEVVGFEKTNSGLYYQITHKGNGKKAEAGQKVAVHYTGMLLDKTVFDSSYRRKEPLQFTVGVGQVIAGWDEGILLLHEGDKARLVIPSELAYGSRGAGGVIPPNAPLIFDVELVSVG from the coding sequence ATGCAAAATGGTATTTATGCAAAGATAACTACCACGAAAGGAGTTATTTTACTTCGTCTTACTTATGAAAAAACACCTGCTACGGTAGGGAATTTTGTAGCTCTTGCAGAAGGGAAAATGAAGAACTCACAAAAACCACTTGGTACGCCTTATTACGATGGACTTACTTTTCACCGAGTGATTCCTAACTTTATGATACAAGGAGGCTGTCCGTTAGGAACTGGCACAGGAGACCCAGGTTATCGTTTTGACGATGAATTTCACCCAGAGCTCAAACACAATAAACCAGGAGTCATTTCGATGGCGAATGCAGGACCAGGCACGAATGGGAGTCAGTTTTTCATTACGCACGTAGCCACCCCTTGGCTAGACAACAAGCACACGGTGTTTGGTGAAGTCGTGGAAGGACAAGAAGTAGTAGATGCGATTGCACAAGGTGATAAGATTGAAAAAGTAGAAATAGTGAGAGTTGGAGAGGAGGCAGAAAAATGGGACGCCTTAAAAGCTTTTAATGATTTTAATGAAGCCAAAGCAGTTCGTTTGGCTGAAGAGAAACGCAAAGCTGAAGAAGCCTTTACCAAAGAAGTAGTGGGCTTTGAGAAAACGAATAGTGGTTTATATTACCAAATTACCCACAAGGGTAATGGTAAAAAAGCAGAAGCAGGGCAAAAAGTAGCTGTGCACTATACAGGTATGTTGCTTGACAAGACCGTGTTTGATAGTTCTTATCGCAGGAAGGAACCACTACAGTTTACTGTAGGTGTTGGACAAGTGATTGCAGGTTGGGATGAAGGAATATTACTTCTTCACGAAGGAGATAAAGCCCGATTGGTAATCCCATCAGAACTCGCCTATGGCAGTCGTGGTGCGGGAGGCGTAATACCACCTAATGCACCTCTTATTTTTGATGTAGAATTAGTGTCAGTAGGGTAA
- a CDS encoding CDP-alcohol phosphatidyltransferase family protein: protein MKTPYLLIAFRFLLAPTILIFSYYTEESIARLWIIVFIILGLLSDIFDGIIARQMGISTVKMRRMDSQTDLVFWLSIGIACYHLNPELIKTYRYEVIAIFIMEGLCYTISFLKFGKETCTHAFLSKLWGLCLLTAFISLIGFGHGGFPLQLAIYWGLFSQLDVILILLLLPKWQNDIPSAYHAYLIRRGKNFKKSKWLNS from the coding sequence ATGAAGACACCTTACTTACTAATAGCCTTCCGTTTTTTATTAGCCCCTACCATACTGATCTTTTCTTATTACACTGAAGAATCAATAGCAAGGCTATGGATTATAGTTTTCATCATCCTTGGCTTACTCTCCGATATTTTCGATGGGATTATCGCAAGGCAAATGGGTATTAGTACAGTAAAAATGCGACGAATGGATAGCCAAACAGATTTAGTATTCTGGCTCTCTATAGGAATAGCGTGTTATCATCTTAACCCTGAACTCATAAAGACGTATCGGTATGAAGTAATCGCTATTTTTATAATGGAAGGGTTATGTTATACTATTAGTTTTCTGAAGTTTGGCAAAGAAACCTGTACTCACGCTTTTCTCTCCAAGTTGTGGGGCTTGTGCTTACTTACAGCATTTATCTCCCTCATAGGCTTTGGTCACGGAGGATTTCCCTTGCAATTAGCTATTTATTGGGGGCTCTTCTCACAATTAGATGTGATTCTTATCTTGCTTTTGTTGCCTAAATGGCAAAACGATATCCCTAGTGCCTATCACGCCTACTTAATAAGAAGAGGCAAAAACTTTAAGAAGAGCAAATGGCTTAATAGCTAA
- a CDS encoding septal ring lytic transglycosylase RlpA family protein: protein MKNNFLKIAICLIGLLALQACSTVDSHRYPHEKKTVTKKTANIKTGVYKTNVTATYYHDKFNGRKTASGAVFSNSKLTTAHPSLPFGTQLKVTNRINGKSVVVTVTDRGPFTKGRELDLSKRAFMEITDNKNKGLIQVDIEIVE, encoded by the coding sequence ATGAAGAATAACTTTTTGAAAATAGCAATATGTCTTATAGGACTATTAGCTTTACAGGCTTGTAGCACTGTAGATAGCCATAGATATCCTCACGAAAAAAAAACAGTTACAAAAAAGACTGCGAATATAAAAACAGGCGTTTATAAGACCAATGTAACAGCTACCTATTATCACGATAAGTTCAATGGAAGAAAAACTGCTAGTGGGGCTGTATTTAGCAATAGTAAACTCACCACGGCACACCCCTCGTTGCCTTTTGGTACTCAACTAAAGGTTACCAATCGCATAAATGGCAAATCAGTAGTTGTTACTGTTACTGATAGAGGTCCCTTTACCAAAGGGAGAGAGCTCGACCTCTCTAAACGCGCCTTTATGGAAATCACTGACAATAAAAACAAAGGATTGATACAGGTAGATATAGAGATTGTAGAATAA
- a CDS encoding PorP/SprF family type IX secretion system membrane protein gives MKIVHNITITVLALSVQFLFGQSDGNYLPYEMPGHTDVKYNTYLMNPAFSIFSKNESQITFFHRNQWMGFKEDKFNTFGLSYGKKWGGDAGRKNDYYDGNNMAHGLVFQRTAGIFANIGILGNYVHQVEISDDNFLRLGLNVVFARSSIDRNKVRVNVQDPLIENAKPTSIINLQPGVDVNFNFWHFGITAENLLDYSFSAGEMAVPFNEKSLTAHVMYRKELDSRSDFLEDGFFSVYAKAKRTKDNFQMGGHVMLDVPLGWAYAGYDQKYGAFGGLGFNVTNHLSVGFGYEQTIANYVAELGGSYDVVVSYQFGGKHHIKKPIKTTPPEPTVVTPPTPKVVTPTVTETKTPTVETPKTTTKTPTVQEELDKRIRVVEDPKIEGISQGYYVIAGVFQNPKGAYQMRRDIENLGIKVFTFKNKENGMHYIYIDRAYESRGEAGETLLNLLKRPEFKNSNIWVLKVGNL, from the coding sequence ATGAAGATAGTACATAACATAACGATAACAGTGTTGGCGCTTAGTGTTCAGTTTTTATTTGGACAAAGTGATGGTAATTACCTACCCTACGAAATGCCTGGACATACGGATGTAAAATACAATACCTACCTGATGAACCCTGCGTTTTCAATATTTAGCAAGAATGAGTCGCAAATTACCTTTTTCCATCGCAACCAGTGGATGGGCTTTAAGGAAGATAAGTTCAATACCTTTGGGCTCTCTTATGGCAAGAAGTGGGGTGGCGATGCAGGTAGAAAGAATGATTACTACGATGGCAACAATATGGCTCACGGGTTGGTTTTTCAACGTACAGCAGGTATATTTGCCAATATAGGTATACTAGGAAACTACGTACACCAAGTAGAGATATCAGATGATAACTTTTTGCGCTTAGGGCTAAACGTAGTGTTTGCCCGCAGTAGTATCGACAGAAATAAAGTGCGCGTAAACGTGCAAGACCCCTTGATAGAGAATGCGAAACCTACGAGTATCATCAACTTACAACCAGGGGTAGACGTAAACTTTAACTTCTGGCATTTTGGTATTACCGCGGAAAACCTCTTAGACTATTCGTTTTCGGCAGGAGAAATGGCAGTGCCTTTTAATGAAAAGTCGCTCACCGCTCACGTGATGTATCGCAAAGAATTGGATTCTCGCAGTGATTTCTTAGAAGATGGTTTTTTCAGTGTATATGCTAAAGCTAAGAGAACCAAAGATAATTTTCAAATGGGCGGACACGTGATGTTGGACGTTCCTCTGGGTTGGGCTTACGCCGGTTATGACCAAAAATATGGAGCTTTCGGTGGCTTAGGCTTCAACGTGACTAACCACTTGAGCGTAGGATTTGGCTACGAACAAACCATTGCTAACTATGTAGCTGAATTGGGTGGTAGTTATGATGTGGTAGTTTCTTATCAGTTTGGTGGCAAACATCATATTAAGAAACCAATTAAGACCACTCCTCCTGAACCTACTGTGGTAACACCTCCAACTCCTAAGGTAGTAACTCCTACGGTAACAGAAACAAAAACACCTACGGTAGAAACTCCTAAAACAACAACTAAAACACCTACTGTTCAAGAAGAATTAGACAAGCGCATAAGAGTGGTAGAAGACCCAAAAATAGAGGGTATATCACAAGGCTATTATGTGATTGCAGGAGTATTCCAAAATCCTAAAGGAGCTTACCAAATGAGACGAGATATAGAGAATTTAGGTATCAAAGTATTCACATTTAAGAATAAAGAAAATGGTATGCACTATATCTATATTGATAGAGCTTATGAATCGCGCGGTGAAGCAGGTGAAACATTGCTCAACTTGTTGAAACGTCCTGAATTTAAAAACTCTAACATTTGGGTACTAAAAGTAGGTAACCTATAA
- a CDS encoding T9SS type B sorting domain-containing protein encodes MKVSNFFKYISVFLLLYFFGIEGVQGQDNKLVSAKTNFSFVCASATNNGKLQPNNPKDDSGFRISVRWSPPLPNADNKYIFELSDANGSFNNPTVLQTQNEKFWPGKTLNTAQTFEAYVTFPKTLKGKKYRIRVRSTNPASEIIATIGSSPNQEFEGSYMNVAQALKTTPSGNINLCPGQSLEISVAQIFTSVGSTNISDYKYVWYRKPFDPSYHGSSWGIKIPNQTGPKLTVTEEGTYIVAIDYGDNCFDRNYSKSNNITVKVAGGGQSLVLSSSATEICSSESFTLTATPASNETYTWYRDNTKLGETNGVATYVVSPPNNLPGKYRVQIGNGSACDVRSNEIEIKHKDAIKANITTTGGNVLLPNKQRTLTVNTTAQNPSYKWFKDGVEIPGQTANTYVATSAGKYKAQVTQTGSCASTIETEEYELKAPDSFKVSIKPKTSYQPCETNSIDLTVDKITAVSGATELAIDPSDYSFFTFQWQRETGGAFTDINTTQEITLNSATQNGKYRLKITASGFPAIPESNVLDIQLQDSNALRINNSVDNVDFCGEVYTLTVTTGADPTATYTWFKDRVQIAQGVGMTEYGVTTTGVYYATIGGTGGGCPATSNSVVAKRTVITARWAEDMNTREIYYPAKTTVLKISHNMTNPTVEWKKNGTVITGATGVEYTVTDTPVSADVYEAKITDGGSCGTSISLTPIYFETIADIKGVRVGTVASTNCETRTQTTLEVQKITVQLSSSGEQVEVKKIDYQFFNFQWQKDSNDVPGETRQQFVVSRAGNSESAKYSVRVSYGTIIKTSDEKPVAFTPIPDFEISSADGAKGTVYLCQGGTISLTVAADSFDPNSSVADSFSYVWKKVTSANYTNDTPIGSENPTASVNEIGEYYLEINNGGCPKRAHIQVKNYQVGGLKLSLMRDSQGTAPVKQVYQTSTARERKFDVRIGDRLVAEGGNKFSWTKDDGTVKYGTTLEVTSEDMSGSYTLKEESCVAADENILPFELNIYQVVEVPNVVTPNGDGINDKWEIPSVYLTPKVKVTIYSQEGKEVLSTNNYQNNWPDERTFNDLGKRALIYIYTLKGEITENGETRSVDKKGTITILK; translated from the coding sequence ATGAAAGTAAGCAATTTTTTTAAATACATAAGTGTTTTTCTGCTCTTATACTTCTTTGGTATAGAAGGAGTGCAAGGACAAGATAATAAACTAGTTTCTGCAAAAACAAATTTTTCTTTTGTTTGTGCAAGTGCTACTAACAATGGGAAACTTCAGCCAAACAATCCAAAAGATGATTCAGGATTTAGAATTAGTGTACGTTGGTCACCCCCTCTTCCAAATGCTGATAATAAATATATATTTGAACTTTCCGATGCTAATGGAAGTTTCAATAACCCAACTGTACTACAAACTCAGAATGAAAAATTTTGGCCTGGAAAGACATTAAATACAGCCCAGACCTTTGAAGCCTATGTAACTTTCCCTAAGACTTTAAAGGGTAAAAAATACCGGATTCGCGTACGTTCAACCAACCCTGCGAGCGAAATAATAGCTACTATTGGTAGTAGTCCTAATCAGGAATTTGAAGGTTCTTATATGAATGTAGCACAAGCTTTAAAAACTACTCCTTCAGGTAATATAAATCTTTGTCCTGGACAGTCATTAGAAATATCAGTAGCACAAATTTTTACTAGTGTTGGAAGTACCAATATTTCTGACTACAAGTATGTTTGGTATAGAAAACCTTTTGACCCTTCTTACCACGGTAGTTCTTGGGGAATTAAAATACCTAATCAAACAGGTCCTAAACTTACTGTAACTGAAGAAGGAACATATATAGTAGCTATCGATTACGGCGATAACTGCTTTGACCGAAATTATTCAAAGTCCAACAACATCACTGTAAAAGTTGCAGGCGGTGGACAGTCGTTAGTGCTAAGTAGTTCGGCTACTGAGATATGTAGCTCAGAGAGTTTTACCCTTACGGCTACCCCTGCGAGCAATGAGACCTATACGTGGTATCGCGACAATACTAAGTTGGGCGAAACTAACGGGGTGGCTACCTATGTGGTGTCGCCCCCCAATAATCTTCCGGGTAAATACCGCGTGCAGATAGGCAACGGCAGTGCCTGCGATGTGCGCTCCAATGAAATAGAGATAAAACATAAAGATGCTATTAAAGCTAATATTACTACCACAGGGGGCAATGTATTGTTGCCCAACAAACAGCGTACCCTCACTGTAAACACCACTGCCCAAAATCCTTCGTACAAATGGTTTAAGGACGGGGTGGAAATACCGGGGCAAACTGCCAATACTTATGTAGCCACCAGCGCAGGCAAATACAAAGCCCAAGTAACCCAAACGGGCAGTTGTGCCTCGACGATAGAAACTGAGGAGTACGAACTCAAAGCCCCTGATAGCTTCAAGGTGAGCATCAAGCCTAAAACTTCTTATCAGCCTTGCGAGACGAACAGCATAGACCTCACGGTAGACAAAATCACAGCCGTATCGGGCGCTACTGAGCTTGCGATAGACCCGAGCGACTATTCGTTTTTCACTTTCCAATGGCAAAGAGAAACGGGCGGTGCCTTTACGGATATCAACACCACGCAAGAAATCACCCTTAACAGCGCTACCCAAAATGGCAAATACCGTTTAAAAATAACAGCTTCGGGGTTTCCTGCCATTCCTGAATCGAATGTATTAGATATCCAGTTGCAGGACAGCAATGCGTTGCGCATTAACAATAGTGTAGATAATGTGGATTTCTGTGGAGAGGTGTATACGCTCACGGTTACCACGGGTGCCGACCCTACGGCTACTTACACTTGGTTTAAAGACCGCGTGCAAATAGCACAAGGGGTAGGAATGACCGAATATGGGGTAACTACCACAGGAGTGTATTACGCTACCATAGGCGGTACGGGCGGAGGTTGCCCTGCTACATCTAACTCGGTAGTGGCAAAGCGTACCGTTATCACAGCACGTTGGGCGGAAGATATGAACACTCGCGAGATTTACTACCCTGCAAAAACTACGGTACTGAAAATATCGCACAATATGACCAACCCTACTGTGGAATGGAAGAAAAACGGCACCGTAATAACAGGCGCTACGGGTGTGGAATACACAGTTACTGATACGCCTGTATCGGCTGACGTATACGAAGCAAAAATCACCGATGGCGGTAGTTGTGGTACAAGTATCAGCCTTACCCCTATTTACTTTGAAACCATTGCTGATATTAAAGGCGTGAGAGTAGGAACGGTAGCGTCTACCAACTGTGAAACCCGTACGCAAACCACTCTTGAAGTACAAAAAATAACCGTACAGCTAAGCAGTAGTGGAGAACAGGTGGAAGTAAAGAAAATAGATTACCAATTCTTTAACTTCCAATGGCAAAAAGACAGCAACGATGTGCCAGGCGAAACCCGACAACAGTTTGTCGTGTCGCGCGCAGGTAACTCAGAATCGGCTAAATATTCAGTGCGGGTTAGTTATGGCACGATTATCAAGACTTCGGACGAAAAACCGGTAGCGTTTACTCCTATCCCCGATTTTGAAATATCGTCGGCTGACGGTGCGAAGGGAACCGTATACCTTTGCCAAGGAGGAACTATTAGTCTTACCGTAGCTGCTGATAGCTTCGACCCTAACTCATCAGTAGCCGATAGTTTTTCATACGTATGGAAGAAAGTAACGAGTGCCAATTACACTAACGACACTCCCATAGGCAGTGAAAACCCTACGGCAAGCGTGAACGAAATAGGCGAATACTATTTAGAAATTAACAACGGCGGTTGCCCTAAACGCGCTCATATACAAGTGAAGAACTACCAAGTAGGTGGTTTGAAATTGAGTTTAATGCGCGACAGTCAAGGCACTGCTCCTGTGAAACAAGTATACCAAACCAGTACAGCACGTGAGCGCAAGTTCGACGTGCGTATAGGTGATAGATTAGTTGCCGAAGGGGGTAATAAATTCAGCTGGACAAAAGACGACGGCACGGTGAAATACGGCACAACTTTGGAGGTGACCTCTGAGGATATGTCGGGTTCTTATACACTGAAAGAGGAGTCGTGCGTGGCAGCAGACGAGAACATATTGCCTTTTGAACTGAATATCTACCAAGTGGTGGAAGTGCCTAATGTGGTAACTCCTAACGGCGATGGTATTAACGATAAGTGGGAAATACCGTCGGTATACCTCACTCCGAAAGTGAAGGTAACGATATACTCACAAGAAGGTAAAGAAGTACTCTCGACAAACAACTACCAAAATAATTGGCCTGATGAGCGTACTTTCAATGACCTTGGCAAGCGTGCGCTTATCTATATCTATACCCTCAAAGGTGAGATTACCGAAAACGGCGAAACGAGAAGCGTGGATAAGAAAGGAACCATTACAATACTTAAATAA